From the Xylella fastidiosa genome, the window ATGAACTAAAAACATCGCAATCGGTTATGGTGCGCAGCAGCTACTCACGGCTGCGAACGGCTGGTGCCCTCAACGATGGCTGCTCCCCCCGTTGCGTGGTTCCCCGCACCCCAACCGGCACGCCGCCACCCTTGTAAGATCACATCGGCAAGTTTGACAGTATCGCCGTCGAAGTGATGACCACCGGGACGCATCACGACATCGAATATACGTTCACGCAATTCTGAACAGACGGCATCTTTATCATTCTGTCCATAGACGCATTGCACGCGCTGCAAATCAAGCGCGCCTAAGGCCGTCAAAACATCCTGGGTGCCATGCTCGCCCCATCCCAACCGACCAAAAATCCGGGCTTTGAAGTCGGCCTGGCGACCTGGAGCAAGCAGAGAAATAAAATCAACGTCGTTGCGCTGCATCGGCATCAAGTGAGCATAGGCAAATGGCATCACGTCGGCACCAAATGAATAACCGATCAGGATGACTTGGTGGGCACCCCAACGCCGCTGATAGTCGGCAATGACACGGCTAAGATCGTCACCCAGCTGCTCAGGGGTACGCAGCTTCCAGAAGTAACGCAGGCTATTCCATCCCACGACGGAAATACCACGGCGCTGTAATTCCTTCGATAAATTACGATCCAGTGTGCGCCAACCACCATCACCGGAGATCATGATCGCCAGCCGATCACTGCCCGGGGCATAGTATTCGACGAGCGGCAGGGTTTTGACGCCACTGCCTGGTATTGGAGTCGCTATGTGAGACTGCACTTTTTCCGGCAGAGGAGGCAAACCCGCGACGCCAGCATCCGGATCAGTGATCGCAACGCCAGAGGATGCACTGGGTAGCCTCTGCATTGCACCCCATCCATCACGCCCATCGGAAACATCGCCGTATGCATGGGAACAAACTGCAACACTCCCACCCAGCAGCATTGCCCATGTCACCCAGTATTTGATGTTGCTATTAGCACGCTTCATACAGTCCTCGCCGAAACAGTCTTCGCCGAATGTTATGAGGAAGACGTCATGACAAGCACCCGCCGTGACGATCCTCTACCCTAAAGAGCTGCACGTTATATGCCACGAACGAGACGGAAACCAATCCTGGCGCTGGTCATCTCTGAATCCTGTGATCCACGCCACGCTGCACGGGTCTGCTGTGGTGAGTTGGCCCAGCTGCCGCCACGTACCAAACGCTGACGGCAGCCTGGGTTGTACCAGGCGACACCATCGGCTGGGGCACGCCGATAACTGGAGTGCCAGCAATCGGCTACCCATTCACTCAAGTTGCCGCCCATGTCGTGAAGGCCCCAGGCATTGGCGCGGAAACTAGCTACAGGGGCCACAGCCCAGTAGCGATCCCCATAACCGATAAAGGCATTGGCCCAACGCCGTCCACTCGGAGAGACATCGTTGCCGCCAGTATAGTTTCCGGTCACTGGGACGGCGGCGTTGCCCCAAGGGTAGTAGCCTTGTCGGCCGGCACGCAGGGCGTACTCAAACTCAGCTTCACTTGGGAGGCGGTAATAACGCCCGGTTTGACGCGACATCCATGCCGCATACGCCTCTGCATCGCGCACGCTGACATGCATCACTGGATCGTTGGGAGCAGCCGCGCGGCCATCGTAACCAGACTGCCAATCTACGCCGCTGCGCCGCACAAAGTTCCCACTGCGTTCGTCATACACCAGTGAATGCCCTCGCCGGGTTGCTCGCGGTCGGTAACCTGTCTGCTCAACAAAGCGCCGGAACTGAGCGACGGTGACTTCAGTAATCGACATCGCAAAACCGCGTTCAAAACGGACATGGTGTTGCGGTCGTTCCGCCGCTGAGGCACCTACTTCGGTATCGGTTGCGCCCATCTGAAAGCTGCCGTGGGGGACCACCAGCATCTGGGGACCTCGAGTACCGTCTTGCATCGCATCGGTAAACACTTGTCCTCGGCGGAAGCTCCCATAATGGGTTGCGCGATTGATGCGCTCCCGCAACTCGCTAATCACCGCATCACCAGGAGCAGCAATACGGACAATCTCCGTAAAGAGGGCATGCGCGCTCTTTAATTTCTTTGGGTCAGAAATTGCACGCAATACGGCATCCCGCAATGCGGCAATTTTTTCTATACGCAAGATAGCGATGCGCCTACGCGCGTCGATCACCGTAGGTGCTTGTTCGCGCACCGTGGATGCAACATCAAGCCAGTATGTGGCACTGTCGAAATGAGTGGTCTCAGCCGCTTGTTCTGCGTAGCGGATCATCGCGCTCTCCACTGCCGCCAAGCCTTGACGGGCACGCGCATTGTCCGGATCCAAGCCCAATGCATCGCGGAAGTGATCCAATGCACTGCGACTACTCTCGCCTAACGTTCCAGCACGCAAATCGTCCTCACCAGCAAGATTGAAGGCCAGTACACGTTGTGCAGTCTCAACGCGACTTTGCAAACGATGCACTCGCGGATCCTGCGGTGCCAGCGACAAGGCCACCATGGTGACATCGCCCGCTTGTTCCAATGCTTCTTCCTGTGCCTGCGGTTGCAGCAATAAGCCATCCGCCAGGACCAGCAAACGCAGCAAGGCACGGCGCAGCCCTTCTTCAGCCACACGGTCACGGCCGTCACTGCGGGCACGCAATGCCAAATACAGCGGAATCGCATCGTCAGGGCTGCGGTACAGTCGATCTTCAGCCAATGCCTGCGCAGCACGCCGCCTGACCTGCACGGAAGTCATGTCACCTAATACAACCGGTGGGGATTGCCAAAGCGCGCGTGTCGGGGCGGATTTTTTGGTGCTAATCGCAACATGCGGTGTTGCTGGCGGTGCAGCAACGACCTTGGGTGCAACCGGCTGGGGCGTCGGGGCGCATCCTGCCGACAATATCACCCACAATCCTACAATCCACTGACCAGCGATGCGCAAATACGCTTCCTCCCAAGAAAGCACCACGGCAAACCTTAGGCTATTCTTCTCGACTCAAACAATCCTAGCTCAATCACGGAAATCACGTGCCGCATTGGATCCAGCACCCCGACACTCTCGCTACCTGGTGGGATCGAAAACCAACCCGAATCGGTATGGATACCGAGTTCATCCGAGAAGGCACTTTTTGGCCAGAATTAGCGCTGGTACAGATCGCAATTGGAGATGAAATATTACTGGTGGACCCACTGGTCCCCGGGATGACCGACGCGCTGGGACTCTGGTTGGCCGCTCCGAATGTCATCAAAATTATGCACAGCGCCAGTGAGGACTTAATTGCATTCAAATATGCCTGTGGTGTGCTACCACGGCCGCTGTTTGATACCCAAATTGGGGCTGCATTGACGGGCTTGGGTGGTGGGATGGGTTACCAGAAGTTGGTGGCCAAGGTTACCAATGTGGAATTGGGAAAAGGCGAAACACGCTCAGACTGGATGCACCGACCACTCACGCCAGCGCAACTAGACTACGCGGCTAACGATGTCCGGTATTTATTTGCATTGCATGACACGCTCACAGAACGGTTAGCAGAAATGAGCCGCAGTGCTTGGTTGGAAGAGGACTGCACACGATTGACCGACAATATCGAACAAAACGAGAACGAACGCTGGCCGCATCTGGCAATACGTTCAGCACAACTTCTTGACGCTCCAGCACAGTACCGCCTGCTGCGCTTATTGCGCTGGCGGGAAACATCAGCACGCTCCAGCAACAAACCACGCAACTGGATACTGAACAACGAACTGGCGAGCATTCTGGCACGGTTCCCTCCTCCCAATATGACCGAACTGCGATACCAGCTTAAAAAGTTCAATAAATCCTGGGACCCGCTCGCCACTCAAATACTGGAAGCGCTACAGACTCCTCTTGCCGATGAAGCGCAAGCGCCATTGGTAACTGCACCCAGCGATGCAGACAAAGCGTTGCTCAAGCAACTACAGAAAATCGTCGCCGAATGTAGCTATGATCTAGGTTTACCTGAGGGTATCCTAGCGTCGCGTCGTCATTTAGAAGCTCTCATCGAACAACGCCGATGGCCAAACTCACTCGGCCAATGGCGCCGCTCTCTGCTCGAAACGCAGTTACAACCATTATTATCTATGTCAGATACCTAACGTTTCATTCCGAGGAATGAAGCTGTATTACACTTCGCATCCTGGCATTTGGCTTGGAAGGGGCTGGGATTGCGGTTAAGACAATAGAAATATCCTTTCCCTCAGTATTCATGAATCACTCCAATAATCAGGGTTTGCTCAGTACCATGTAGGCATTGATATGTATCGGCAGATAATAAATAGTGACCTACTCGGCAACTGTTATCTACGATGAAAAAATACCTAGGTTTTAACTGATCATTCCCTCTGGCTTACTTTAAGACACCACACCGGAAACTATGAACGATACAACCAGCTCCTCTTTGGATTTGATTGCTCAAACCAAGATTAAACTGACGGAAGAGCTACACAAACTGGAAGAACAGGAAGCGCAATTGCGCCAAGCACAGGCAAATGATGCATTTCTGGACATCATCAATGCGATTAACACCTTTGGGACACACTTCAACGTCAAACAGAAGTCTGAAATCACGGCACTGGTCAAGGAGGTAACACCTCCCCGTAAGGCACCGGCCAAAGCCAAGCGCGAGGCTCCCATAAAGTATTGGCTGCCACATTCCGGCGCGACCTGGAGCGGACGCGGGAAAATACCCAAGCCTTTCGAGGCGTGGATAGGCACTGCCGCTTATACGGCGTGGAAAGCGAAACACCCGGATGAGAAATTTCCAGCCTTCCCAGGCTGAATGAATCTCAAAGGTTTTCTTGTTACTGGGCAGCCAAGCGTTGTCGCGTGTCAGCACATAGATACATTGAGCCACTCCGTGTAGATAAGTCTTGTGCAAGCGTTGCAGCGCTGCTTTTCTTTTGAAATGCACAACCAATAACGATTGCCTTTGGCGATACTATTGACGTCTTAGATCACCAAGACGTGCTATTGCTGCATATAAGAAAACAGGCTTGTATCTTGATTGATGGATTCATCGGCCATCATCGGGCATTCCATATTTTGATGAGAATGAGCGGAAACAGATGAAAGCATCATTGCGTGGCTGGGAAAACGATATTGGAGCAGTCGCGTATGATGAATATTTGAACATCCATAACACGGACCGAAGGACCATTTAAAAAGCGTTCCTTTTTATGTCCCGATAGCACATTGAAAAAACACATTGTCACAAACGTTTAAACTCACTCTCAGTGAGCCGAAAAAATTTATACCGCCAGACCATTGATATACCAAATTATCTATTCAAGGATGGTATTAATTATTCTGAGATCGGAGCCATTTTTTCTGCGGCGCCTATTTATCGCATGCTGAACTGAACGTTAATCCGTACTAGGGCAACACCATCCTAAGTTTAGAAAAGCTACTATTTCTCACCCAAGGTGCTTTAAACACCCTCGGTCTGTTTAGCGTCCATACGGTGTTATTTAAATTCAGCAATCATAAAAACAGGATGTTCCAAAACCATACAATGTGCCTGTCGCGTGATGCTGAATGAAGTGATCAATGGGTGATTGAAGAAATTTACCGAGCGTCGTTGCTGGCATAAACGGTGATCTCTTCGCGGTCATGATACAACTGCTTGGCGCGTAGGGTCAGTGGCACTGCCGCCTGGGTTTCGAAGCGTTCCAAACACAATCGGGTTTCATCCCAACGTTTTTTCATCGGTAGCTTGAGATTAAAGATCATGTGCCGACACCACCCTTCACGCAGCCAGACAGCCATACGTTCTGCAACCCGACGTGGCTGTTCAACCATGTCGCAGACCATCCAATCCATTGGCCGTGGCGGTATCCAACGAAAGCCATCGGCCCGCACGTGCTGGACCAATGGATGATTGAGCAGTGGTGGCCGCAATGCCGCATTGTCAATGCTGGTCACGCGCAGATGCTGGCAAATCAATACCCAAGTCCAACCACCGGGCGCTGCGCCTAGGTCGGTCGCACACATGCCAGGGCGTAATTTGGCTTCACGCTCGTTCGGAGTGAGCAGGGTGATCAATGCCTCTTCCAACTTAAGTGCAGAGCGTGATGGAGCCTCTGGCAACAGTTTCAAACGCGGGATGCCGAGTTGCCACGGCGCACTGTCAACGGAACGTGTGCTGCCTAGCAATACGTGGTCACCACTCAGGAAGCAGACGTGCAGGCGTGGCCACTGTGGATGGAGCTGCGCGGAAAGTCGACCAGCACTGCGCAGTACGGGACGCAATGCGTTGCCGAAACTGCGGGCTAGTCCAGCTAATGGCTTGCCCATGTCTGAGTCTGGGTACTCAATCCACAAATCACCAAAGCATGGTGTCTTGGGGAGTGCTGCCAGGATGGGAGCAATGCGGTCTCGTGAGTTGAGTGTTTTCAGTTCGGCATGTAAACGCAGGGTTTGTCGCGCGAAGATCAAGCGGCGCCAGTGCAATTGCTGTAGCAGTGTATCGACATGAAGGGGATCGCACCGCAAGAGTACGAAGCCATGATTACGCTGTGCGTGTATATCACTGGCGATTCCGAGTAATACGGCGCGGTCCCTCAATTCAGCCGCCAATTCCGGCTCAAACCCTTGACGGCAGTAAGCGATTAAACCGCTCATCGTCGCACCTGCATCATGTTGGTGCTGATGCAGCAGCACACGCATGGGGCGGTGTGACGGGGTAGGGACGACTTCAATCTCAATCTCGCGCTTAAGCGGTGGGTCAATTCAGGTGGCCAGCGACGGCCGTTCGTAGGGGTTACTTCGATGTTGAATGGGAATAAGCACATCCCAAGGTCTGGGTTGGCGCTGTTATCACGAGAGTCATGGGTTGGAGCGAGGTGTCGGAAGCATCCAGGCAAGGTGGTTGAGATGAATCAGGGCATTCAGCAGAGGGATTGCAGCAAGAAGGAAGGATCAGTATCAAGGTGGGAGGATTTTGCGAGGTCAAGGGTATCAATACAACTGTATCGGGCTGATCCACACAGGAGCCCGCGTCAGTCGGCCATACCGGCGCTTATGATCGTGTCCACACTTGGTACGCGATCAACGCGTCATGCAGGTTTTGCAGGTGCAGTAGTGGTGAGCAATATTCTCCATGGTCATGCATTGTGCTTCGGGTTCGATAGCAACAGTGGCCTGCGTATTGCAGAATTCAAAGGTCTGATGTTGCGTTTTCAGAAATGGTGGGCATGGCGCGATGTCCATTCTCCTGTGGCTTGTGTGTCTGTCAGATGTGGTTGTGGATGGCTTGGTGCAGACGTTCCAATGCCAGGGTGGGGTACTGACCCATGTTCCTGGGTATGTAGCCGATCAGGTGAGGGGCAAGTCCACATCGTCCGATTGGCTGTAGGAGTGATCTAACGAGGGTCTGCATCTATTGGGTTTGTCTGTGAGCACAGTGCTTTGCAAGAGCCACGCAGTAGATTGCACGACGGGTGATCGTCGGCAAGATGGTTCGCTTCATGGTGGTCAGTCAGCGATACGTGCAGCAAGGTTTGCATCATCACGTTTACGAAACGGGGGGCATCGGGGGATGGATGCACAGTGCACAACAGGGCTGTGGTTGTGATGTTTGGCGGGGTTCGAGTTCACGGTTCGTCAGCCTCATGAGATTGATCGCCTTGCAGGGCGAATAGGTGATTTTCAGGAGGTGGAGCAGTTGCAGGCGCGTCAGTCGTTTTCTACAGCAGGAATCGCGGAATCTTTTTTTGACTGAACTTGTCGATCACGCTTGGCTAAGATGCTGCCGTGCATGTCGCACGCTCCATCCGATACGGCTGCACGTGTGTCATATGTCATAGGAGGTGGGTCATGCTTGCGCAAGTCCGTAGCATTGCATTAGCAGTGCCAGTAGGTTGGTTTCCATGTGGAGGAAGCCAAACTGCTGTGGCTAAGTCAGTCAGACTTTGACATTGGCCAAGGGCTGCTAGCCACCCCAGGACGACGATGAGGAGTTTCTGTAGGCGATGCCGCAAGGGGGTAAACAGGTTTTAAGCGATCGGTAGCTGTCTAGCTGTCTAGCTGTCTAGCTGTCTAGCTGTCTAGCTGTCTAGCTGTCTAGCTGTCTAGCTGTCGACAAGACGATAGGGCATTTTTCTGCGAAGCCATCACTTGGAAGGTATTAATAGAAAAATGGTCGGGGTAGCCGGATTTGAACCGACGACCACCAGTCCCCCAGACTGGTGCGCTACCAGGCTGCGCTATACCCCGATCAACAGTAAGCCGACATTGCGGCAGTCCATGATTGTACCGTATAGCGGTATTACCTCAATACTGCCTAGCATCTACGTAGCATTCCAGAAACGCGGGGAGATTGATAAGAGGAGCAGTTCAAAGCACTCAGCTCCGCAATAACTGCAACACTTCCTCCAGTTCCAGGCGCACTTGCTTGATAATCTGATGGCTGAGGGTCAATTCGTTACGGGCGCTCTCACCCTCCAGGCGCAAGCGTGCACCACCGATGGTGTATCCCTGTTCATACAACAGGCTGCGAATTTGACGCACTAACAGGACATCGTGGCGCTGGTAGTAACGACGGTTGCCACGGCGTTTGGCTGGTTCCAGACTGGGGAATTCGGTTTCCCAGTAGCGCAATACGTGCTGTTTGACGTCGCACAAATCAGCAACTTCACCAATGGAGAAGTAACGCTTGGCTGGAATCGTTGGTAGTTCTCGGTTACTGCCTGGATCCAACATAGGCATCCACCCTCTCCTTCAGCTTCTGACCCGATCGGAAAGTAACCACTGTTCTGGCAGAAATCGGGATTTCTTCTCCGGTTTTTGGATTGCGGCCAGGTCTCTGATTTTTACAGCGCAATTCAAAGTTACCGAAGCCGGAAAGCTTGATTTCCTTTCCTTGTTCCAGTGCATCGCGCAACAAGTCGAAGAAGGCATCAACAAATTCTTTTGCTTCGCGTTTATTCAAGCCGACTTCATCGAATAAACGTTCTACCATCTCTGCTTTTGTCAATGCCATGCTGGTGTACCCCCTTTATTTACATCAAGACCGGATCCGCACGTCGTGTCGTTGCTGGATCGCCATGACAACCTTCGTCATGATGTCGTCAACGTCACGGTCGATCAGAGTGCGCGTGTCATCCTGCAAAATCAAGCCAATAGCCAGGCTTTTAAAGCCTGGTTCGATACCCTTACCGACGTAGCGATCAAACAGTTTCACGTCGCGAAGTAACGGTCCAATGACATCGCGCACGGTGATTGCCAGTTCGCTCCAAGTAACGTGTTCGGGCACGACACAGGCCAAGTCGCGGCGCACGAATGGGAAACGTGAGAGTGCATGAGCACGCGGAAGTGCGCGGCGTACTAGCGGTTCCAAAGCCAGTTCGAAGGCGATCACATCCACGTTGATTTCCAGTGTTTGGGTAAGTGCCGGATGCAATTGTCCAATCCAGCCAATACACATGTCATCACACCAAACGTCGGCTGAGCGGCCGGGATGGCCCCATGGCTGTGCTGAGGAATGGAAGGTCAAGACTGCACCGCTGGCCGCAGCTAGGGATTCCAAGTCCCCTTTCAGATCGTAGAAATCGACCTTACGCACCTGTTCACCCCACTGCAAGGCGAACGCATCGCCACATACGGCAGCAGCAACGTGTCGGGTTTCAAGGGGTGCTGCTCCTGCCTCATCAGATGCAGTAAATACATTGCCCAGTTCAAACAAGCGCACGCGTTCCAGCTGACGGGCGATGTTGCG encodes:
- a CDS encoding AcvB/VirJ family lysyl-phosphatidylglycerol hydrolase; protein product: MKRANSNIKYWVTWAMLLGGSVAVCSHAYGDVSDGRDGWGAMQRLPSASSGVAITDPDAGVAGLPPLPEKVQSHIATPIPGSGVKTLPLVEYYAPGSDRLAIMISGDGGWRTLDRNLSKELQRRGISVVGWNSLRYFWKLRTPEQLGDDLSRVIADYQRRWGAHQVILIGYSFGADVMPFAYAHLMPMQRNDVDFISLLAPGRQADFKARIFGRLGWGEHGTQDVLTALGALDLQRVQCVYGQNDKDAVCSELRERIFDVVMRPGGHHFDGDTVKLADVILQGWRRAGWGAGNHATGGAAIVEGTSRSQP
- a CDS encoding formylglycine-generating enzyme family protein — translated: MILSAGCAPTPQPVAPKVVAAPPATPHVAISTKKSAPTRALWQSPPVVLGDMTSVQVRRRAAQALAEDRLYRSPDDAIPLYLALRARSDGRDRVAEEGLRRALLRLLVLADGLLLQPQAQEEALEQAGDVTMVALSLAPQDPRVHRLQSRVETAQRVLAFNLAGEDDLRAGTLGESSRSALDHFRDALGLDPDNARARQGLAAVESAMIRYAEQAAETTHFDSATYWLDVASTVREQAPTVIDARRRIAILRIEKIAALRDAVLRAISDPKKLKSAHALFTEIVRIAAPGDAVISELRERINRATHYGSFRRGQVFTDAMQDGTRGPQMLVVPHGSFQMGATDTEVGASAAERPQHHVRFERGFAMSITEVTVAQFRRFVEQTGYRPRATRRGHSLVYDERSGNFVRRSGVDWQSGYDGRAAAPNDPVMHVSVRDAEAYAAWMSRQTGRYYRLPSEAEFEYALRAGRQGYYPWGNAAVPVTGNYTGGNDVSPSGRRWANAFIGYGDRYWAVAPVASFRANAWGLHDMGGNLSEWVADCWHSSYRRAPADGVAWYNPGCRQRLVRGGSWANSPQQTRAAWRGSQDSEMTSARIGFRLVRGI
- the rnd gene encoding ribonuclease D gives rise to the protein MPHWIQHPDTLATWWDRKPTRIGMDTEFIREGTFWPELALVQIAIGDEILLVDPLVPGMTDALGLWLAAPNVIKIMHSASEDLIAFKYACGVLPRPLFDTQIGAALTGLGGGMGYQKLVAKVTNVELGKGETRSDWMHRPLTPAQLDYAANDVRYLFALHDTLTERLAEMSRSAWLEEDCTRLTDNIEQNENERWPHLAIRSAQLLDAPAQYRLLRLLRWRETSARSSNKPRNWILNNELASILARFPPPNMTELRYQLKKFNKSWDPLATQILEALQTPLADEAQAPLVTAPSDADKALLKQLQKIVAECSYDLGLPEGILASRRHLEALIEQRRWPNSLGQWRRSLLETQLQPLLSMSDT
- a CDS encoding H-NS family nucleoid-associated regulatory protein; translation: MNDTTSSSLDLIAQTKIKLTEELHKLEEQEAQLRQAQANDAFLDIINAINTFGTHFNVKQKSEITALVKEVTPPRKAPAKAKREAPIKYWLPHSGATWSGRGKIPKPFEAWIGTAAYTAWKAKHPDEKFPAFPG
- the rlmM gene encoding 23S rRNA (cytidine(2498)-2'-O)-methyltransferase RlmM, producing the protein MSGLIAYCRQGFEPELAAELRDRAVLLGIASDIHAQRNHGFVLLRCDPLHVDTLLQQLHWRRLIFARQTLRLHAELKTLNSRDRIAPILAALPKTPCFGDLWIEYPDSDMGKPLAGLARSFGNALRPVLRSAGRLSAQLHPQWPRLHVCFLSGDHVLLGSTRSVDSAPWQLGIPRLKLLPEAPSRSALKLEEALITLLTPNEREAKLRPGMCATDLGAAPGGWTWVLICQHLRVTSIDNAALRPPLLNHPLVQHVRADGFRWIPPRPMDWMVCDMVEQPRRVAERMAVWLREGWCRHMIFNLKLPMKKRWDETRLCLERFETQAAVPLTLRAKQLYHDREEITVYASNDAR
- a CDS encoding MerR family transcriptional regulator — protein: MLDPGSNRELPTIPAKRYFSIGEVADLCDVKQHVLRYWETEFPSLEPAKRRGNRRYYQRHDVLLVRQIRSLLYEQGYTIGGARLRLEGESARNELTLSHQIIKQVRLELEEVLQLLRS
- a CDS encoding integration host factor subunit alpha, yielding MALTKAEMVERLFDEVGLNKREAKEFVDAFFDLLRDALEQGKEIKLSGFGNFELRCKNQRPGRNPKTGEEIPISARTVVTFRSGQKLKERVDAYVGSRQ